One genomic window of Prochlorococcus marinus str. NATL2A includes the following:
- a CDS encoding flavin prenyltransferase UbiX translates to MKSIVIAITGASAMQIAERSIQVLLENDQSVDLILSKGSYEVAKSERGINIPVEPNTQEKFWRKKLEVQSGKLTCYRWNDHSASIASGSHKTKGMVIVPCSMGTLGRIASGFSLDLIERCADVHLKENRRLIISPRESPLSLIHIENMKRLAIAGASIVPPIPAWYTNPRTIEDIIDFIVVRLFDSLGEDLNYIKRWNGPIK, encoded by the coding sequence ATGAAGAGTATTGTGATTGCAATTACTGGTGCTTCGGCTATGCAAATAGCAGAGCGTTCAATCCAGGTATTGCTAGAGAATGATCAATCAGTAGATTTAATCCTCAGCAAAGGTTCATATGAAGTAGCCAAAAGTGAACGTGGTATTAATATTCCAGTCGAACCAAATACCCAAGAAAAATTTTGGAGAAAAAAGCTTGAAGTTCAATCCGGTAAATTAACTTGTTATAGATGGAATGATCATTCAGCATCAATTGCAAGTGGCAGTCATAAGACAAAGGGCATGGTAATTGTTCCTTGTTCAATGGGAACCTTGGGAAGGATAGCCTCTGGCTTTTCCTTAGATTTAATAGAAAGATGTGCCGATGTTCACTTAAAAGAAAATAGGCGACTAATTATATCTCCAAGGGAGTCACCTTTAAGCTTGATCCACATAGAAAATATGAAACGACTTGCTATTGCTGGGGCTTCAATTGTACCCCCAATTCCAGCTTGGTATACAAACCCACGAACTATCGAAGATATTATAGATTTTATTGTGGTTAGATTATTTGATTCTCTTGGAGAGGATTTAAATTATATTAAAAGATGGAATGGTCCGATTAAATGA
- a CDS encoding TMEM165/GDT1 family protein translates to MILTLLFTTFVTVFLAEMGDKTQLTTITLSSTTNKPLAVFIGSSLALISATLLGALAGGSISNLIPAFLLKLLSGIVFLVIGINLLLQSKTEASNDSF, encoded by the coding sequence ATGATTCTTACGCTTCTCTTTACAACTTTTGTTACTGTATTTCTTGCTGAAATGGGCGACAAAACTCAATTAACAACTATAACTCTAAGTAGTACAACTAATAAACCATTAGCAGTATTTATTGGCTCGTCATTAGCTCTCATATCAGCTACTCTTTTAGGAGCTTTGGCCGGTGGGTCTATTTCTAATCTAATTCCTGCCTTTTTACTCAAACTACTTTCAGGAATAGTATTCTTAGTAATTGGTATTAACCTATTATTACAGAGCAAAACAGAAGCTTCTAATGATAGCTTCTAA
- a CDS encoding RNB domain-containing ribonuclease yields the protein MTSVLKILESLDCVDGLEVSKLERSLKITKKIDKDNLNVAIKALTKLGIVQTIIDDKLTINNDRDFLRGRVRCSSKGYCFVVREDQGEDIYIREGNLNNAWHGDSVIVLITKQGVRRRAPEGKIQCVLKRYNETLLAKVEPDKSTGELKAYPLDDRIPATIELEDEIETNKKYPDKDLIHEIKITKYPIAQFNAKGSIVRELSINSGVEGDIELLLSKNYISKSLVAPKVAPKKISSKGRSDLTAQPSLLFESWESTNSPSLPGLYAQPYEGGNRIWVHAPTISERINLGGKLDRYLRDKGEVICLGNNWLEFLNESLRSASQFKINKECEAISLMIDINADGNITDWKFTLSIIKPVKIITPKHLIAINNRKATSKSVPIALKGIKDNLEVLYTLLHSAKIINNMNNISIKLDEYIPKLERLSELSKTFPGRDFNGWSKTYDCCDPQSLIDIYIRLSNNILSKHLIGYRLPFIYKEHEEIDQSSINELTKSALALDKKITVNADGTITSSELIKSFESSTEKKILQKLVKHIIPGVNLKLYEINTPEDISYLNYDAAQTNIESPWCCPSLNYWNIFNQFILTLLLSEGKNKPTSRSKQTVELGKNDSWREVDWEIFPSKLKEIIASHSNLRLINNLNEIRKKSKSFRNNIISIAQGREAQKIIGKEVTAIITGVQSYGFFAEIDDLTAEGLVHVSTLGDDWYEYRSRQNLLVGRKSKKTYQLSQKINVRVLKVDILKNQIDLELVNDTETETINTINVESDNDD from the coding sequence ATGACATCAGTTCTAAAAATACTAGAAAGTCTTGATTGTGTGGATGGATTAGAAGTTTCAAAACTTGAGAGATCCTTAAAAATCACAAAAAAAATTGATAAAGATAATTTAAACGTAGCTATTAAAGCTCTTACAAAACTAGGAATAGTACAAACTATTATTGACGATAAACTGACGATAAACAATGATAGAGATTTTTTGCGAGGTAGGGTGCGTTGTAGTAGTAAAGGCTATTGTTTTGTTGTTAGAGAAGATCAAGGTGAAGATATTTACATAAGAGAGGGTAATTTAAATAATGCCTGGCATGGCGATTCTGTAATTGTATTAATAACTAAGCAAGGAGTAAGGAGGAGAGCACCTGAAGGGAAAATACAATGTGTTTTAAAAAGATATAATGAAACTCTGCTGGCAAAAGTTGAACCTGACAAGTCCACTGGAGAATTAAAGGCCTACCCTTTAGATGACAGAATACCAGCAACAATTGAACTTGAAGATGAGATAGAAACTAATAAGAAATATCCTGATAAAGATTTAATTCATGAAATAAAGATAACTAAATATCCAATTGCTCAATTTAATGCTAAGGGTTCAATTGTTAGAGAATTATCTATTAATTCAGGAGTGGAGGGAGATATTGAATTATTACTTTCTAAGAATTATATATCTAAGAGTTTGGTAGCACCTAAAGTTGCTCCCAAGAAGATTTCCTCAAAAGGAAGATCAGATTTAACTGCTCAACCTTCTTTATTATTTGAAAGTTGGGAATCTACTAATTCACCTTCTCTTCCTGGATTATATGCGCAACCCTATGAAGGGGGTAATAGAATATGGGTTCATGCGCCTACGATCTCTGAAAGAATCAATTTAGGCGGGAAGCTAGACAGATATCTTAGAGATAAAGGAGAAGTAATTTGCCTAGGTAACAACTGGCTAGAGTTTCTTAATGAATCACTTAGATCAGCATCTCAATTTAAAATCAATAAGGAATGCGAAGCTATTTCATTGATGATAGATATTAATGCCGATGGCAATATAACTGATTGGAAATTCACACTCAGTATTATTAAGCCTGTGAAAATCATTACCCCAAAACACCTTATAGCTATCAACAACAGAAAGGCTACATCTAAGTCAGTTCCTATAGCCCTTAAAGGTATTAAAGACAATCTAGAAGTCCTTTATACTCTTTTACATTCAGCTAAAATAATAAATAATATGAACAATATTTCTATTAAATTAGATGAGTATATTCCTAAATTAGAGAGATTAAGTGAATTGTCAAAAACATTTCCTGGCAGGGACTTTAACGGGTGGTCTAAAACTTACGATTGTTGCGATCCACAATCTCTAATAGATATTTATATAAGACTTTCAAATAATATTCTTTCAAAACATTTAATAGGCTATAGATTACCATTTATTTATAAAGAGCACGAAGAAATTGATCAATCATCTATTAACGAATTAACTAAATCAGCATTGGCATTAGATAAAAAAATAACCGTTAATGCTGATGGAACAATAACATCTAGTGAATTAATAAAGTCATTCGAATCAAGTACTGAAAAGAAAATACTTCAAAAGCTTGTTAAACATATAATTCCTGGTGTTAATTTAAAACTCTACGAGATAAATACACCTGAAGACATTTCGTATTTAAATTATGATGCAGCACAAACTAATATTGAATCTCCATGGTGTTGCCCATCTTTAAACTACTGGAATATATTTAATCAGTTTATATTAACTTTACTTTTATCTGAAGGTAAAAATAAACCTACAAGCCGAAGTAAACAGACTGTCGAATTAGGAAAAAATGATAGCTGGAGAGAAGTTGATTGGGAAATATTTCCATCTAAGCTTAAAGAAATTATTGCTAGTCATTCAAATTTAAGATTAATTAATAATCTAAATGAAATTAGAAAAAAATCTAAATCATTTAGAAACAACATCATTTCAATTGCTCAGGGTAGAGAGGCGCAGAAAATTATAGGTAAAGAAGTAACAGCTATTATAACTGGTGTACAAAGCTATGGTTTTTTTGCTGAGATAGATGACTTAACTGCTGAAGGCTTAGTCCATGTAAGTACTTTGGGTGACGATTGGTACGAATATAGATCTAGGCAAAACCTTTTAGTAGGTAGAAAAAGCAAAAAAACATATCAACTTTCACAAAAAATCAATGTCAGAGTTTTAAAAGTTGACATTCTAAAAAATCAAATTGACTTGGAGCTTGTAAACGATACAGAAACAGAAACAATAAATACTATTAATGTTGAATCTGATAATGATGATTAA